The genomic interval GCCAGTCATGTATCAACCAAAAAAGAAAGGTACAAGAATTTTAAGCAATAGAGACATTAATAACTGCAACCAGTTAATAACAGCAAGAGATTCAGCACTCAATAACAAGACAGATTAATCTCCCATCATCTTTCaattagttctttttttctcttgcaTCTATAATGAACTACAGCATTTGGTTCATGGTGAAATATCAACAGATCACTTAATGGAAGAATAATGATGAGGTCAGCAGCTCCAAGAGAATATTTAGGGGAAAATAGCATCAGAAGTGTAACATTTCATTTTCAAAGTATTAGCATGTCGGTGAGCGGCATACCTTCGGAAGAAGTCCTTCTGCAGACATCAGCTCATATAACTTGCGCATGATTGTTTCTTCTTCCACCTGTACAGACCAACATTTTCAAAGTATTACTATCTAAAAAGTTACTTCCAAGACATAGTGACGCCTCATACTCCAATACTCCATATAAAGCTCACCTGAACTTTATGCAACTCGTGGGACATTGCTCGGTAAGTTTCCATTAGGGCTTGATTTTGCTTGTCCAAATGCCTGCAGATCCCTTGTAAGTAGTGTAATGAACTAAAATCCTCAAGAATTAAGGGACGGAAAAGAAATTCTTACTTGGACATTTCAGCTGAATGCTTTGGTTCCATTCTCACCAACAGCCTGATACCAGTTCCTGCAAATTGCTTTAcattttaaaaatcatttaaaagCAAGCTAGAAAGTTGACcgttattttatattaattgaGGAATTCTGAGTTCACGCCTTGAGGGTGCAGTGAGGATGGAATCGTACTGCTACATTATGatctcattcaaaaaaaaatgaaacaaatataTGCAATTGTATTTGTTTCTTACGCATAGGAGAGCTGCCCTGGTACCCTAGGATGCAAGGCTCAATTCAGCAATGAACGACACATGAATGACATGATTATTTGATTTGACATCTAAAAACATTGCACGTATAGTCCGATGTCATCTTGTCATTCTGGTTTTCTAGAATCAAGACACATTTTGTTCTCTCTTTATAGGAAATTTAAAAGAACTAAGAAATAgctaagatgaaaaaaaaaaacaacatgtaATCAAATGGACATGGCAGGCTGCTATTTGACATGGCTATATTTCAACGGAACACAAAGCTCGTTGAGGTGCTAGAGAACAGTTTACATACTACACGGGCCCAGTAAATTTTCGTGGGGGCATGGACACATCACGAGTTATTAACACCACTGTTCATAAATCATAGtattatagtattattttgAGAATATCATGCGTCCAAAATATCCTATAGGCACAGTTGCAATACAATCTGCAGGGGCAACGGCGGGACTAACATGGGGGCAATGGGGTTGAGATGAACCCTAAATAACAGGAATCGGCGTATGAAGGGCATGGGCTAATTGGAGGGAAACTGGGGGAAAAAAGATCGATCTCCTATCTACGCGACGCTGACTCATGAAGTGGGcgccgaggagggaggagggataCGAGAGAAGAACCACTAATACCTTAGTTCGATTCGAGCAGCGATGGAGGCCGGCCGTGCGCGCGAGGAGGCCGCACGGGGTGGAAGCCTGAAGCAGGCTAGGGCGCGGTCAGGAAGAAGAGGGGACCGTGCTCACCGCGCCGCCGATCTGCTCGCCGGCCGCGGACACGATGAGGCGAGGCGGAGCAGGTGCACGACGGCgcggagcggggcggcggcgttggAGCTCTGGCTCACCGTGCTCAAAAGTCAAGACAGGCAGGAGGTCGATTGTGGGGCGGGGCCGTGCAGCGCTCTGCTACCGCCTGCCTGTGGGTCATATGCACAGGCCCATGAGGCTGGAAGGAAGAAATTTTTCATCTCGGAAAAAGTTCACCTGAGGTCCCTTTTCTTGACGTCGAGTTTTAAAACCGTTCCTGAACTGAAATACCAAGATACAATGTATGTCACATTTGGTCCCAAGCTAGTATTACTCTATGATTTTGGTGACGTGGCGGTTGAATCAGTGTTGGGCCCACGTGAGCGTCACATGTCAGTCATCAATTTTCTTCCACCTCTCTCGACTCTCTTCTCATATCAACCCAAACCTCTAGGGCAGCCAACAATGGGTGGGGAGAAGGGTGCCGGCCGGCGGGGACAAGCTCGACGGCGGAGACTGCCGGCTAGTGTGGCTCCCAACAGCCGGGAGTGCTTGTGTCATGTACCTGACTGCGCACCCAACTGCAACTGCAATGTATTCACCTGCACACACGGGGGCTGGGGCTTCTGCCACGTCATGCTGCCCAAGCTCCTATTCCCCAAACTCAGAGCCATCTCCACTGAGCTGCTCAAAAGCCGATTTGTTCAGGTGTCCTCGAGCTTTGTCTCTCCCCCGCGGAGGCGCACGCACAGCTCCATCGCATCATCTTCGAGGTCAACTCCATTTACTCCATGCTGTGGTCGCGTCATCCTCAACGCTTCCGCCCTTCTTCCCGCCACCCGCCACCGTCAAGCATCTCGCCGGTCGCCAGCCTTCTCCCACTCATTGCTGGCCGTCACCGTCAGGCTTCTACTTGGCGTCGCCGCCCAACGGCCGCTACTCTTCTCCCCTCCTGTTGTCGGATGCCCCAGAGGTTTGGGTTGAGatggaaagagagagaagataaatGGAATAagactcagccgccacatcaCCAAAACCGAGGAGTAATATTGCCTTCGAACCTAATATGATCTGATTTTATAAGATTAGATATGTGTTATGTCTGGTATTTCGGTTTAGGGATGATTTTGAAACTTGATGACAAGATAAGAGACCTCACGACTTTTTCCTTTCATCTCTCTCGTTGCTTTTCTTTTAAGAATAGTAAACCGACTAGCGAAGGTGTTCTGCCAATTTCTCAGTAGTTTTCACATTCCGTTGCCCAAAAATAAGTTCTTCCATGGCAGGATCTGCTGTACGAGGAGGCAAGGAGCGAAATGGTAAAAAAGAACTCGATCAATGAGGTATATAATTAAGGTTGGCCATCCTTTGGGAATGAATCAAATGGATTCAGGATGGAAAAATGTACTGTATCAACAgaagtagaagaaaaaaaaaaatctgtatttCTGCGCCAGCTGCAAAGAACCATAGCTTGAGCTAGCGTCCGTGGGGCCATGGCTGGAGTACGTGGATCATTGCTGCTGCGGTGGAGAGATCTTGAGGTCGAGCCCGACGTTGACCCCGTTGTACGCGATCGGCGCGAACATCCACATATCATCCGAGCTCAGAAGCTGCGCAAAACGATGAATCCCATTGCTTTAGCTTATGGAAGATTAGAGACCAACGCGCGAATTGAAGCAAAACTTGGGCTCTTGGATTCGAATCAGGGGTCTTATGGTTACCTTGATTTGGAGCTGCAAGAACTTGACGTAGTGAACTGCTTCTTCAAGCATCGTGCTGATGTCCAcctgaaaaaaataacaagtcCTCGCATGATCAGAGCAATTCAGTATCGTGGAGGCTTTTGTGGAGTATTGTGATTGATGCGGTTTTGGAATCAGATGGTTTTTAAGTAACTTACCTTGGTTCCATTTGGGATAAGATTCTGCAGTATCTTTAGCCGTTCATTGatcctttctctcctcttctgttCAAGCAAgacagttaaaaaaaattcagattcAGATGAGCAACAAAAATGTGCAGCAACTCGCGCATAGTTCTACCTACCCTGGCATAGAGGCTTTGCGGATCGgtcgccgccccgcgcccggccctcgccttcgcgccgccgtgcccggTCGCCGGCGATGACAACGACGACTTCTTGGACGCCGAGCTCACGTTGCTGCACGAAGTCATCTCCAGCGACAGCGAGTCGTCATCAGAGAGGTAGTTGGTGCTCGAGCTCTGCAcattgccgccgtcgccgccgccattgctctCCTTCTGGTTGCTGCTCCGGCTGCACGCGCCCTTCTGCGCCTTCTTTGACTGCGCGTTCTTATTACCCTTCTTCTGCACCACCTGATGCACACATCGTCAGGAATCTTAATCCGATTATTACGAAAGATTAATCAGTTCATTaattgtacattttttttgtacTTACTGTTGCTGCCGTGGAGCGCGCCTTCTTCCTCGCGACGTTGTCCGTGGAGCTCTCATCCTTGTGATCCTCAACCTTCCTCTTGCACGCCGGTGTCatcttggtggcggcggcggcggcggcggcgctgctcccaGCGCCGCCAGCATCGCCGCCGTTCTGGTCCTCGAACTCGAGGTTCAGGTCCACCATGAAGCTCGGGTCGGCCACCAGCTGCTCCTCCGGCACGAAgaagtcgccgccggccaccatcgcgccgccgtcgtagcACCCgtaatgctgctgctgctgcatgtaGCAGTATGGCGCCGAGCCGTAGTACTGGTCGGCCGCATCGTGCGCCGGCCAGtacatcgccggcggcgccgccgccgccggctgctgctgctcctggtCATTGCCGAAGTACTGCACGCCGAGCAGCTGCGCCATCGCCTCCGAGTCCTCCATTGCGACTGACGGATCGAACGAGTGCCAGCTCGCCTCCGAGGACTCCATCATCTCCAATGGCGAAGAAATCTGTAACAAAATATGATCTCGTAGATGGCCATACCTGTCCTAGTATTTATAGAGCAGgggcactatttttttttcatcagttCAGGAACAGAATGTTCGAGCGTACAATTCTGACCATTCATAATTTAATTCGAAACATTTTGGGAAAACTACTTCACAGTTGGCGATGCCAGACAGCTAACAAAAACCGCTGAAATTCGTGCAAAGacgaatagaaaaaacacaaggCCGCGAATCGCACATAAAAAACACCATTTCGTCCGTGCAATGAGGGCGATTGAATTTGGGGTGCAATGAGTGAGAGACTAAGCTAATGATTAGGTGACTTACATACTAGAGTAATGAGCAGAGCTGGTCTTATTATGTCAGTGATTTGTGTTGGATGGTAGGACTGTAGttggaagaaaagaaataagagaaaaaaaatggtcgtGAAGGAGTTGGCAAGATCGTGGGGAAGAGTTTCATGTCATGTCATCATAATTTCAGAGTGAAAATAAATGTGTTTGTTTCAAATCATGGATTCTGATCTTTTGCCTCCCTATATAGGAACTTCAGATAATGCTAACTAACAACGaataattttgtgttttttgtTTGTGGGCTAAAGTCGGAGGGACAGGGAAGCTGGTTTGCTAGTGATTGGTGAAAAATATTTGGATTAACTTATGATCCGTGCGCATTCGCTTGTTAGTCGCCTAGATCACGTCGATGCATTATCAGTTCTCCTGCCGGCGAGAAGTGATATCTTTGAAGCTAGCGAAACTGTATTGTTCCAGTTGTTAAAAAAACGTCGAGagaatatatatgataaaacaaaataatgtaTTAAATGTATTAGGATTTGTCATGACAAAACAAAATGACATTGTTTGTCATGGAGATATCACTACACTTTCATAAAAGTACAACAGAGAAGAGTGTACAAAATCGTGCAGAAGTATATTTACATGTTGCCAATAGATATTGGTGGTGATTCCTTACATTCCAAACTCCAAATAGTAcatgcattgttttttttagaaactctTATAATTTGCTCTGTTGAAACTCTAATTACAAAATATAGTAATTATCATTAATCTTATTGTATTTCATAATAATTAGCAATAAAACAGATTAATTGTCCTAATAAACactaactagctgggtggcccgcgcaattgcgtggctagcacccaaacaaaatcatatattttccagtctgattttacttaaaatttattaaatagctatctcgttgtcttaagactttgaaagacaaaACCTTATCATCCacatatttctaattatatagcttttaaaagtcacaccagctgctaccccttacttctgtcatatccttctttatttaCTTACTCGATTTATCACTATTTTTATTCATTCTctttgaaacctttaaaaattggatcttatagttttaaagtttattgtctcgttgggtttcatttttataatttctagaagtcccgtcaaacactgtcattatactcctctacaacccgcccactgtcttttctctttattgtcattgtgattttaaaaatcaaacataattatcgttcggGTTCCGCCAAACCgttagcggctttgccattgtactcctttatggctcgcccgctgcctccattctttattatcattgagattttaaaatcgaacatagttattattgggtttttttttactttttagaagttccaaacctttaaaaattggacctcgtagtttttagagtttattgtctcgttgggtttcattttttttaatttttagaagtcccgttaaacgatgccactatactcctctacggcccatatgccgcctactctttattgtcattgggattctaaaaatcgagcataactatcgttggaatttattttttattttctagaagtcccgccaaccgtcggTGGCTTTGCagctatactcctatacaccccgcccgctgcttcacctttttattgtcattgagattttaaaaatcgaatatgattatcaatgaaGTTCACTTTttaactttctagaagtcccagcaACCGCCCTGCCcatttgcttcacggcctgcatgtcgtctctccttttaatcgttattaggattctattttGTGTTTTATTAACGGTTTTTATATATCGTATCAGCCGTCACCACTCTACTCTTTTATAGGTCTATTACTTAAtatatctcgtcatgtgttttagatggacttttctttataaattgtattcctagttaaaatctttttttctttttcttatttcagaatttatttttttttcaaattttaattaatatcgcatagtgttcttttaatatttttattttttaaaaaaaattcagtttttttaaaattgtatttctacttaaactctcttttaattttgtctaattttggatattattttattttttattctaaattttaattaatctcgtatagGGTTCTTATGtgaattcttctttcaatatttcttattttttaattccgaatttcagttaattttaaattgttttcCTACTTgaattcttcttttctttttgctaattttggattttacttttatttttattttgaatattaattaatctcgtattggattcttatatggactcttctctcaatattccttatttttaattccgaattttaattatttttaaattgtattcctacttggactctcctttttcttttctaatttcagattttattttatttttattctgaattttgattaatctcctattgggttcttatatggactcttatttcaatattgcttatttttaattccgaatttcagctatttttaaattgtatttctgcttggactctccttttctttttctccgattaatgtgggaatttttagccaccacagcgaacgtggtgcctcctttcaaatttgttttaataatataatagatctTGAAATGAAAATTATTAATTAACGAAAAAACTAACTATGACTAATCATTTGCGTTGACAAAAGTGGATGGTCTCATCAATCAATTTAGATGGGGGCTCATCCAACATCTTAAGAGAATATATATTCTCTTCAGtgtccatcccatcccatccacTCTCGCCCATGAAACAAAAACATGTAAAAATGGGATGATTATCTTTCATCTATTTTCATCTCTTCAACCAAATAGACTCTTAATGGACCAAAagcttcaatttttttctcttcaaaagGCATTCATAGGTCTGGAGACTCCTAGCCTCTTGGGTGGCCTATCAGCAGTTGGACCCAAACCAATGGGAGCCTTGCCTCGATGTCCAAGCCTGCTGGGAGATAGTTGCTAACAAAAAGGAGGTACCCAAGAAAGGCATGCGTAGCTTAATCTTGTTGGTTATCTGAGAAATCTCGACAGAGAGGAACCGGCAAGTCTTCGAGCACAAGAAGATAGCGACACCTGGCCTCGTGGTGAAAATAAAGGAGGAAGCAAGAACATAGACCCTGGCAGGAGCAAAAAAAGCTCCAGGAGCTCCTTCCAACCTCGGATAGatttgtatagatttttttcattcttatGCCTAGGAgttgtatttttctccttttatatttaatgaaatagCATAACCTCGTGCCgattccttttaaaaaacaagaataaaggaaaacaaaatatatggggatattttcattttcttcagAAACTAAGCTGTCAGATATTGTATACTTCATATAGTTATTCAGACTATATGTCCTTAGAAACCACATTGTAGTCGCTGAGtttctaattttaaattatttatacaattttatatatgtaggcTCGgagccaaattttattttttgaaaaaaaaacttgcagcAAATTCGCATTGCATCCCCAAaccgaaatatatatattttttattttgttccttgcaaagaaaaaaaagaaaagattaatTTGTTGAAAGAGATGGAGAATAGTTAGAGAGAAGAAACATGAACAGAGCCGTACCAGATATATTCAAATTAGAGCCACGTTATAACCACGTCCAACAAACCAAAACTAAAAACAATCAGAGAGAAAATCGAAGCCATATGTTTGGTCTCCTTCCATCAATAATTAATATTCTAGCGGGGTATACAGTACCGAAAAGAAAATTAGCTCCACCATGCTCGGTTGCACTTGCACACGAGTGCAGAACCGCCAGATCGAAAGCTAGCGAACGTATGCTGCTGCGATGGCAAACGGCCGTAGTACACTAGCCTAGCAGGCTAGCACTACTACTCTACTAGGCGTGCCACGGCCTTTGCTACATTTTTCTACCCTGGTGCACACGACGTATCAGGTAGTACCCTGGTGTTGTtcagattccaactttttttttcaaatttccaattttttttatcacatcaaactttcctacacacaaactttcaacttttccgtcacatcgttcaaatttcttcaaacttccaattttaacatggaactaaacacaaccgtAATAGAATTTGTGATATGATTTGAATCTTTAGTTGTTTAAGCCCTACTAACTActtcatccgttctaaaatatggTATGGCTCATTCATGTATTCAGGGGCTATTTGGATGGAGGCTAACTTTACCACAGTATAACTTTATTTACCATAAGCCCATAACTGTGTCAAGCCATACAAAGTGTTTGTTGGCCACAACCATGGTAAATTttggctagaaaataaaaatatgacgCGTGGACCATTGTGCTAATAAAGTGTAGCTTAACTCAACTATGGCACTCAACCAGCCACTAGCCTAAGAAATTGTGGCGTGTCTAAGGTTTGGTGTAGTAAACTGCGGCCACTACCCAAACAACCTCTCACTCTTTTTATTACGCACAACCACACAGGTGAAGTGGGGGAACCTAGGCCTTATTCGTTTTGAAGGATTACTAAAGGAAAtctcaattcctttggaataagcactattcatgcctttggtttgtaggattcaaaggaaaattttccataggaaTACTATGCCAATCCtccaaaaatcctccaaaatgtactaattccataggaatgaaaaTATCTACTCTATTCTCTTTTGTTTAGCTCagtgtaggaaaaattcctgtgttccaaTCCTTTATTTTGCACGTGCGTTCTTACATTAtttctacgtttttcctatgATTTGAAAGCCTAGGATTGTGGACTCTTTGTTCACTAGTGGTACTATGGCTATGTTCTTTATAGATGATTCGACATATATATTATGGATATTTTTTGTATGATTAGAAGAATGAATTTAAGCTAGAGTAATGCAGATGACCAGTGTGTTGGAGTGTATGTGTGTCCACCTGCGTTCGAACCCTATCAGAGGTCGTCGCATGTGTTCACCTctcttattctttttttttatatatatattcacctCTCTTCTTATTACCATTTATATGGAAACTCCTCTTTtcatatttagatttttttttataggggTGAGTTACCTAttctatactccctctgtaccaTACTATAAGCGATATTGAGTGGATGTGACATGAATATGAACACGGAGtgaatataaatttaaaaatagtagAACTAGTTATTCGAGTAATGtcgatatgattttttttttgagaaatcgTAATTTGATATCTGTGGTACACCTATTCACAAGTCCGTAAGTTAAAAATAACAGGGCCTAATAAGAGACGATGCACTTAAGTACTTAACAAGTTAACATGCATAACGTTAGGGTATTTTGATTTTCTCATCGTGCAGCTTGGCGCACGAAGTTGAGCCCTGAGCCTGCTTAGTCGATCGGTCTACGTCCATCGGTCCATGACAGACAACAGTGTTGTCTGGTTGACTGCTCATGCACTTGGACGCCACCACCATCATGTGCACCCCGATGCTCAAACCAGTACGCCACCAATCACCATCATTTGCTTGCAAGAAAACGACCTCTATATCCAGTCAAGAACACGTACTCTTTTTCATTACAAGAGTCACAACCGATTAGCAAGCGTATAGAAGTTTTGTTGTCACTTGGTCGATCGACAGGTGTCCACAGGATGAGAACACACATGACATATAGTTTATGCTTTCCATTAATTGCTAAGCGTGTGAGTTAGTGGTGCATTAGTggagttaagtttttttttttttttgagaaagagTTAAGTATTACTAGTTAAGTGATGGATCTAGAACAGCAAATTAAACATGTCTTTTGACGACTTGCATTTGAGCAGAAAGTGAAATGATAGTCAGGATTCcggcaaaacacaggaataattAAGAGAATATGAGTTAAAGAAAAGGAGTCCGATCGGATGATTAGCTAACAGATACCTTCGCTCTTTGGACATAATTCGATATCCAAATGTTGCCGTAATGCAAATTGCTAACTATGTTTTGTCAGGCCAATCAGTGTGTCCACGCATGatattcttcttcttcaacaGCAATCGTTctcgaaaaaaaatactacttccCAGTGCGAATATTCAGTGAATTGTTCCGGCCAtgacttcctttttttttgatcAACTTGCATGCGGAGGACACGTAAATTTGATTTCCGTATCAAATCTGTTTAGACCATTGTACTGTCTACAGCTACTCTGTTGAGTAAGAAGACTGAGGTTGtgtccaaacttcagtcctttttcatctcatcaacctgtcatacacatacaatttttcagtcacaccatctctaattttaatcaaaattcaaactttgcgctgaactaaacacaacctgaGGTATTTTGTGCAGCCAAGCAATGCATTGCAGGAGTTTCAAACTCTAAACTCTATTTAGGTTGCGTTCGAGATGAGGGGTTGGGAAACCTCTTTCCCGGCATGCAAAACAAAATACATAttattacatgattaattaagtattaactatttttttaaaaaataattaatatgtttttttaaaacaacatttatatagaaactttttgcaaagcagtttgaaaag from Oryza glaberrima chromosome 3, OglaRS2, whole genome shotgun sequence carries:
- the LOC127768839 gene encoding transcription factor RSL2-like, whose protein sequence is MEDSEAMAQLLGVQYFGNDQEQQQPAAAAPPAMYWPAHDAADQYYGSAPYCYMQQQQHYGCYDGGAMVAGGDFFVPEEQLVADPSFMVDLNLEFEDQNGGDAGGAGSSAAAAAAATKMTPACKRKVEDHKDESSTDNVARKKARSTAATVVQKKGNKNAQSKKAQKGACSRSSNQKESNGGGDGGNVQSSSTNYLSDDDSLSLEMTSCSNVSSASKKSSLSSPATGHGGAKARAGRGAATDPQSLYARKRRERINERLKILQNLIPNGTKVDISTMLEEAVHYVKFLQLQIKLLSSDDMWMFAPIAYNGVNVGLDLKISPPQQQ
- the LOC127765808 gene encoding uncharacterized protein LOC127765808, whose amino-acid sequence is MEPKHSAEMSKHLDKQNQALMETYRAMSHELHKVQVEEETIMRKLYELMSAEGLLPKRKKESQAQKTGKSTQENKELEP